In Rhodobacter sp. 24-YEA-8, the following are encoded in one genomic region:
- a CDS encoding monovalent cation/H+ antiporter subunit A, translating into MIEQNLILILVLLPFLAAIAAATLPVNSHGAAAWVSGLSLAGGLVILITLYPQVSEDEVVRSLVRWLPILSINLNFRMDGFAWMFTFIVLSIGILVVIYARFYLAKTDPVPRFYSFLMAFTGAMIGMLLSGNILMLVVFWELTSIMSFLLIGYWHQSQSARDGARMALIVTAGGGVALTVAMLVLGQIVGGYDLDLVLRSGAIITAHPLYPVVLVLFLIGAFTKSAQFPFHFWLPGAMAAPTPVSAYLHSATMVKMGVFLLIRFQPSLGGTDLWFWLVCGIGMLTFTLGAVIALFRHDLKGLLAYSTISHLGLITALAGMGTEGAIIAAIFHICNHAAFKASLFMTAGIIDHETGTRDLRKLSGLRKALPVTCVLAVIASAAMAGVPLLNGFLSKEMFLTETMASHGGSWLDNALPWIAAFASIFSVAYSLRLVMEVFFGPEAKNLPNEHVHEPKHWMRFPVELLVAVCVVVGLLPWLADPILNVAGRAVLGPDMHDAHVAIWHGFNTPLMISIFALAAGAALWVTARGRINAGPEGPPVLYRIRAQKIYEWLLLRLTWVWPRALHRLFGTERLQTQLRLLVVLGICAAAVAVWGNLAPAQKRIGNDLNPAFAIMWLVGGACAIGAAWQAKYHRFAALVLLGGAGLITCVTFAWFSAPDLAVTQLVVEIVTTVLLLLGLRWLPKRREEIAGDDLLISKARRGRDLIIAAIGGGGLAALAWVVMTRPLVPNIGDWFLRNAYYEGGGTNTVNVILVDFRAFDTYGEITVLAIVGLTVYALLRRFRPGSESIGAPEQQQGYAADRLENFMLIPSVIMRWMFPVTLVIAAYLFFRGHDLPGGGFSAGVTVAIGLLLQYIASNVRWIEARIIILPIRWMGFGLLIATATGIGAWLFGYPFLTAHARYLDVPLIGKVPMATAMAFDLGVFLAVVGATVLMLIAIAHQSLRAARLRELEEEKAEEKAAKQKGAA; encoded by the coding sequence ATGATCGAGCAGAACCTGATCCTCATTCTCGTGTTGCTGCCGTTTCTGGCAGCGATTGCCGCAGCCACGCTTCCGGTGAATTCGCATGGCGCGGCCGCCTGGGTCTCGGGCCTTTCGCTTGCCGGCGGCCTTGTGATCCTGATCACGCTTTACCCGCAGGTCTCGGAAGATGAGGTGGTGCGCAGCCTGGTGCGCTGGTTGCCGATCCTGTCGATCAACCTGAATTTCCGGATGGATGGTTTCGCCTGGATGTTCACCTTCATCGTGCTGTCGATCGGCATTCTGGTGGTGATCTATGCGCGGTTCTATCTGGCAAAAACCGATCCGGTGCCAAGGTTTTACAGCTTTCTGATGGCGTTCACCGGCGCGATGATCGGGATGCTCCTTTCCGGCAATATCCTGATGCTGGTCGTGTTCTGGGAACTGACCTCGATCATGTCCTTCCTCCTGATCGGCTACTGGCATCAGAGCCAGTCGGCCCGCGACGGTGCCCGCATGGCGCTGATCGTGACGGCAGGGGGCGGCGTTGCGCTGACGGTTGCGATGCTGGTTCTGGGCCAGATCGTCGGCGGCTATGATCTTGATCTGGTGCTGCGCTCGGGCGCGATCATCACGGCGCATCCGCTCTATCCGGTGGTGCTGGTGCTGTTCCTGATCGGAGCTTTCACCAAATCGGCGCAGTTCCCGTTCCATTTCTGGCTGCCCGGTGCCATGGCCGCGCCGACGCCGGTTTCGGCCTATCTGCATTCCGCGACCATGGTGAAGATGGGGGTCTTCCTGCTGATCCGCTTCCAGCCCTCGCTCGGCGGCACCGATCTGTGGTTCTGGCTGGTGTGCGGTATCGGGATGCTGACCTTCACGCTGGGTGCCGTGATCGCGCTGTTCCGACATGACCTGAAAGGGTTGCTGGCCTATTCCACCATTTCGCATCTTGGCCTGATCACCGCGCTTGCGGGCATGGGGACCGAGGGCGCGATCATCGCCGCCATCTTCCACATCTGCAATCATGCCGCCTTCAAGGCATCTTTGTTCATGACCGCAGGGATCATCGACCACGAGACCGGGACCCGCGATCTGCGCAAGCTTTCAGGCCTGCGAAAGGCGCTGCCGGTGACCTGCGTGCTGGCGGTGATCGCCTCGGCCGCAATGGCAGGTGTGCCGCTTCTGAACGGGTTTCTCTCGAAAGAGATGTTCCTGACCGAGACCATGGCCTCGCATGGCGGAAGCTGGCTGGACAATGCTTTGCCCTGGATCGCAGCCTTCGCCTCGATCTTCTCGGTCGCCTATTCGCTGCGTCTCGTGATGGAGGTGTTCTTTGGCCCCGAGGCAAAGAATCTGCCCAATGAGCATGTGCATGAGCCGAAACACTGGATGCGCTTCCCGGTCGAGCTGCTGGTCGCGGTCTGTGTGGTGGTTGGCCTCCTGCCATGGCTCGCCGATCCGATCCTGAATGTCGCGGGCCGCGCGGTTCTGGGACCGGATATGCATGACGCGCATGTTGCGATCTGGCACGGGTTCAACACGCCGCTGATGATCAGCATTTTCGCGCTCGCCGCAGGCGCGGCACTTTGGGTCACGGCACGGGGCCGGATCAATGCCGGACCCGAGGGTCCGCCGGTCTTGTACCGGATCCGGGCACAGAAGATTTACGAATGGCTGCTGCTCAGGCTCACCTGGGTCTGGCCACGCGCGCTGCACCGGCTCTTCGGCACCGAGCGGCTGCAGACGCAGCTCAGGTTGCTGGTGGTGCTGGGGATCTGTGCTGCTGCGGTGGCGGTCTGGGGCAACCTCGCCCCGGCGCAAAAACGGATCGGCAATGACCTGAACCCGGCCTTCGCGATCATGTGGCTGGTCGGTGGCGCCTGCGCCATCGGTGCGGCCTGGCAGGCGAAATACCACCGCTTCGCGGCGCTGGTGCTGCTGGGCGGCGCCGGGCTGATCACCTGTGTCACCTTCGCCTGGTTCTCGGCGCCGGATCTGGCCGTGACCCAGCTGGTGGTCGAGATCGTGACGACGGTTCTTCTGCTCCTCGGGCTGCGCTGGCTGCCGAAACGGCGCGAAGAGATCGCGGGTGATGACCTTCTGATCTCAAAGGCGCGGCGCGGGCGCGATCTCATCATCGCAGCCATTGGCGGCGGCGGGCTTGCCGCCCTGGCCTGGGTTGTGATGACCCGACCGCTGGTCCCGAATATCGGCGACTGGTTCCTCAGGAACGCCTATTACGAAGGCGGCGGCACCAATACGGTCAATGTAATACTCGTCGATTTCCGCGCCTTTGACACTTACGGCGAAATCACGGTTCTGGCGATTGTGGGCCTGACGGTCTATGCGCTGCTGCGCCGCTTCCGCCCCGGATCCGAAAGCATTGGCGCGCCCGAGCAGCAACAGGGCTATGCCGCCGACCGGCTTGAGAATTTCATGCTGATCCCTTCGGTGATCATGCGCTGGATGTTCCCGGTCACCCTGGTGATCGCGGCCTATCTGTTCTTCCGCGGCCATGACCTGCCCGGCGGGGGCTTCTCGGCCGGTGTTACGGTCGCGATTGGCCTTCTCCTGCAATATATCGCGTCGAATGTGCGCTGGATCGAGGCGCGGATCATCATCCTGCCGATCCGCTGGATGGGATTTGGCCTGCTGATCGCCACCGCAACCGGTATCGGGGCCTGGCTTTTCGGCTATCCGTTCCTGACCGCCCATGCGCGCTATCTTGATGTGCCGCTGATCGGCAAGGTGCCGATGGCGACCGCGATGGCCTTTGACCTTGGCGTCTTCCTTGCGGTGGTTGGTGCGACCGTGCTGATGCTGATCGCGATTGCTCACCAGAGCCTGCGCGCCGCGCGTCTGCGCGAGCTGGAAGAGGAAAAGGCCGAAGAGAAAGCCGCGAAACAGAAGGGAGCCGCCTGA
- a CDS encoding Na+/H+ antiporter subunit C, whose translation MEIVLSAAIGVFAASGIWLLLRPRTFQVIIGLCLLSYAVNIFIFSMGRLTIGKPAIMPKGGWINAAEYADPLPQALVLTAIVISFATTALFLVVMIASKGLTGTDHVDGREPDRSGETK comes from the coding sequence ATGGAAATCGTGCTTTCCGCCGCCATCGGGGTGTTCGCCGCATCGGGCATCTGGCTTTTGCTGCGCCCGCGCACCTTTCAGGTGATCATCGGCCTGTGCCTTTTGTCTTACGCGGTCAATATCTTCATCTTCTCGATGGGGCGCCTGACCATCGGCAAGCCCGCGATCATGCCAAAAGGCGGCTGGATCAATGCCGCCGAATATGCCGACCCGCTGCCCCAGGCGCTGGTGCTGACCGCCATCGTCATCAGCTTTGCCACCACAGCGCTGTTTCTGGTGGTGATGATCGCCTCGAAAGGGCTGACCGGCACCGACCATGTCGATGGCCGCGAACCCGACCGCAGCGGTGAGACCAAATGA
- a CDS encoding monovalent cation/H+ antiporter subunit D, whose product MMLATEHLIIAPILIPLIAGALMLLYDESQRKAKLGISIGSTIALLFVAIELLNRSKGSPLSGGNEISFYLLGDWAVPFGIILVLDRLSALMLLLVALLAIPTMIYAGANWHKQGQHFNSMFQFLLMGLNGAFLTGDIFNLFVFFEVLLAASYGLLLHGSGQVKVRAGIHYIAMNLAGSLFFLIGVALIYGVTGTLSMAHLSQMVVNIPASERPLFHAGAAIMGVAFLVKAGLWPLSFWLPITYMASAAPVAAMFSVMTKVGVYVILRLSMLFFGLGAGASAGFGAEVLIWGGMATMVFGMLGVLSSQSLGRMAAHLVLISSGTVLAVIGLALSGGGSSMLSGALYYMVSSTLATATLFLLLEPMSREEGGIAAMLALTADAYGLEKDEDEDEEVGLAIPGTMTILGLSFGVCLLVLAGLPPLSGFIGKVAILSGMLGVGGVPAYLTWTFLAVLMISGFATILGLVRIGIQTFWASDSKPPKVLAMEFAPVILLVAMMLAITVRGDSVLRYTDATSRALHDPLVYSDGVFSTRRTVGAEDQE is encoded by the coding sequence ATGATGCTTGCGACTGAACACCTGATCATTGCCCCGATCCTGATCCCGCTGATCGCGGGTGCCCTGATGCTGCTTTACGATGAGAGCCAGCGGAAGGCGAAGCTGGGGATCTCGATCGGCTCGACCATCGCGCTTTTGTTTGTCGCGATCGAACTGCTGAACCGCTCCAAAGGCTCGCCTTTGTCGGGCGGCAATGAGATCAGCTTTTACCTGCTGGGCGACTGGGCGGTGCCCTTTGGCATCATCCTGGTGCTGGACCGGCTGTCGGCTCTGATGCTGCTTCTGGTCGCGCTGCTGGCGATCCCGACGATGATCTATGCCGGCGCCAACTGGCACAAGCAGGGCCAGCATTTCAATTCGATGTTCCAGTTCCTTCTGATGGGACTGAACGGCGCGTTTCTGACCGGCGACATCTTTAACCTCTTCGTGTTTTTCGAGGTTCTGCTGGCGGCATCCTACGGGCTGTTGCTGCATGGATCGGGCCAGGTGAAGGTGCGCGCCGGCATCCATTACATCGCGATGAACCTGGCGGGGTCTTTGTTCTTCCTGATCGGTGTTGCGCTGATCTATGGCGTCACCGGCACGCTTTCGATGGCGCATCTGTCGCAGATGGTGGTCAATATCCCCGCGAGCGAGCGGCCCCTGTTCCATGCAGGGGCAGCGATCATGGGGGTCGCGTTTCTGGTGAAGGCCGGTCTCTGGCCTTTGTCCTTCTGGCTGCCGATCACCTATATGGCCTCGGCCGCGCCGGTCGCAGCGATGTTTTCTGTGATGACCAAGGTGGGCGTCTATGTGATCCTGCGCCTTTCCATGCTGTTTTTCGGTCTCGGCGCAGGGGCCTCGGCCGGTTTTGGCGCCGAAGTGCTGATCTGGGGTGGCATGGCCACGATGGTCTTCGGGATGCTGGGCGTCCTGAGCAGTCAGAGCCTTGGCCGCATGGCCGCACATCTGGTGCTGATCTCCTCGGGGACCGTGCTGGCAGTGATCGGCCTCGCGCTTTCGGGGGGCGGCAGTTCGATGCTGTCGGGGGCGCTTTACTATATGGTGTCTTCGACGCTGGCGACCGCGACGCTGTTCCTGCTGCTGGAACCGATGAGCCGCGAAGAAGGCGGTATCGCCGCCATGCTGGCCCTGACCGCTGACGCTTACGGGCTGGAAAAAGACGAGGATGAGGATGAGGAGGTCGGTCTGGCGATTCCCGGCACCATGACCATTCTCGGGCTGAGCTTTGGCGTCTGCCTGCTGGTGCTGGCGGGGCTGCCGCCTTTGTCGGGCTTTATCGGCAAAGTGGCGATCCTGTCGGGGATGCTCGGGGTCGGAGGCGTGCCCGCCTATCTGACCTGGACTTTCCTCGCGGTGCTGATGATCTCGGGCTTTGCCACCATCCTTGGCCTCGTGCGGATCGGGATTCAAACCTTCTGGGCCTCGGATTCGAAACCACCCAAGGTGCTGGCGATGGAATTCGCGCCGGTGATCCTGCTGGTCGCGATGATGCTCGCCATCACGGTGCGCGGTGATTCCGTGCTGCGCTATACCGATGCCACTTCGCGCGCACTGCATGACCCGCTGGTCTACTCCGACGGGGTGTTTTCGACCAGGCGGACCGTGGGCGCGGAGGACCAGGAATGA
- a CDS encoding Na+/H+ antiporter subunit E, translating into MTRLFPHPLLTLALMLLWLLLTSFSLGNLVLGFGVAALASRAFAAIEPDRVKLRAPMALLRLFFIVGLDIMRSNYAVARLILSGGRHGKRHSGFIEIPLQLRDPAPLALLAMIITATPGTAWVEYDEETSTLLLHVFDMIETDDWVELIGTRYESLLLEAFPA; encoded by the coding sequence ATGACCAGGCTCTTCCCGCATCCCCTTCTGACCCTGGCGCTGATGCTTTTGTGGCTTTTGCTGACCAGCTTCTCGCTGGGCAATCTGGTTCTGGGCTTTGGCGTGGCCGCACTGGCCTCGCGCGCCTTTGCGGCCATCGAGCCGGATCGGGTGAAATTGCGCGCACCCATGGCCCTGCTGAGGCTCTTCTTCATCGTCGGGCTCGACATCATGCGGTCGAATTACGCGGTGGCCCGGCTGATCCTTTCGGGTGGCCGGCATGGCAAACGCCATTCCGGCTTTATCGAAATCCCGCTGCAGCTGCGCGACCCGGCGCCGCTGGCGCTTTTGGCGATGATCATCACCGCCACGCCGGGCACCGCCTGGGTGGAATATGACGAAGAGACCAGCACGCTTTTGCTGCATGTCTTCGATATGATCGAAACCGATGACTGGGTGGAACTGATCGGCACCCGCTATGAGTCCCTGCTGCTGGAGGCCTTTCCCGCATGA
- a CDS encoding K+/H+ antiporter subunit F: MSALIMSLALGYAQIALALAACLGGYRLLYGPRAQDRVLGLDTFYVTAMLLFVVTGIRVGSPFFFEAAMVIGVLGFVATVSLAKFLIRGEVIE; this comes from the coding sequence ATGAGCGCCCTCATCATGTCCCTGGCCCTGGGTTATGCCCAGATCGCCCTCGCACTGGCCGCCTGTCTTGGCGGCTACCGGCTGCTTTACGGGCCGCGCGCCCAGGACCGGGTGCTGGGGCTTGATACGTTTTACGTCACCGCGATGCTTTTGTTTGTCGTGACCGGGATCCGGGTCGGATCGCCCTTTTTCTTTGAGGCCGCGATGGTGATCGGCGTGCTGGGCTTTGTCGCCACTGTCTCGCTTGCGAAATTCCTGATCCGGGGCGAGGTGATCGAATGA
- the mnhG gene encoding monovalent cation/H(+) antiporter subunit G, whose product MTYLETLPAWIALPVAFFLVLGSTLTLLGTIGLARLHSFYDRLHAPTLGTSWGAAGILLASMILVSWTEGRAVLHELVIGIFLMITTPVTLMFLGRAALHRDRIEGTPGIPGAVARSDVPIGPVSPPEGEAAFADPADAPGED is encoded by the coding sequence ATGACCTATCTCGAAACGCTTCCAGCCTGGATCGCGCTGCCGGTGGCTTTCTTCCTGGTGCTTGGCTCTACGCTGACGCTTTTGGGCACCATCGGCCTTGCGCGGTTGCACAGCTTTTACGACCGGCTGCATGCCCCGACGCTCGGCACCTCCTGGGGGGCGGCGGGGATCCTGCTCGCCTCGATGATTCTGGTCAGCTGGACCGAAGGCCGCGCAGTTCTGCACGAGCTGGTGATCGGAATTTTCCTGATGATCACCACGCCGGTCACGCTGATGTTCCTTGGCCGTGCCGCCCTGCACCGCGACCGGATCGAGGGCACTCCCGGCATCCCCGGGGCCGTCGCGCGCTCGGATGTGCCGATCGGGCCGGTGTCGCCGCCCGAGGGAGAAGCCGCCTTTGCCGATCCTGCGGATGCGCCGGGTGAAGACTGA
- a CDS encoding extracellular solute-binding protein, with amino-acid sequence MTLINRRSFVRGAAVASLAAPLVSRGALAQGSSGSVNVFAWAGYISDDLLAAFEKATGIKATYTPYGTNDELLNQMRASNGTGYDIIWPAVDRVPNYVEFGLLKEIDDSKVEWDKCLPSAAKSSEVLGAVVDGKRYQVPTDWGTEALAFDKNDNPLEYGTASYGDIWKPESAGKATVRGHSGLVGLALWMESEGKLPHPFLDSFKDEAIMKANYDVVLAEAIARKGNIIQFWSNENEAQGAFRTNGAKIGQTWDSSAATLAKEGLPVGFIAPKEGALAWMEGISIPTGAQNVDQAYAFLNFMLTPEAGALYANHTSINSTAVGAEAHLSEASRTFFTGAYPGDALEKLWWWPVQENWFVALRNEYQDKFLSA; translated from the coding sequence GTGACCCTCATCAACCGCCGTTCATTTGTCCGGGGCGCCGCTGTCGCCTCGCTCGCCGCCCCCCTCGTGTCGCGTGGCGCATTGGCGCAGGGCTCGTCGGGCTCGGTCAATGTCTTTGCCTGGGCCGGCTATATTTCCGACGACCTGCTGGCCGCCTTTGAAAAGGCCACCGGCATCAAGGCGACCTATACGCCCTATGGCACCAATGACGAGCTTCTGAACCAGATGCGCGCCTCGAATGGCACCGGCTATGACATCATCTGGCCGGCAGTCGACCGCGTGCCGAACTATGTCGAATTCGGCCTCCTGAAAGAGATCGACGATTCGAAAGTCGAATGGGACAAGTGCCTTCCTTCGGCTGCGAAATCCTCGGAAGTGCTGGGCGCCGTGGTTGACGGCAAGCGCTACCAGGTTCCGACCGACTGGGGCACCGAAGCCCTGGCCTTCGACAAGAACGATAACCCGCTGGAATATGGCACTGCATCCTACGGCGATATCTGGAAGCCGGAATCGGCTGGCAAGGCCACCGTGCGCGGCCATTCCGGCCTTGTCGGCCTGGCGCTGTGGATGGAATCGGAAGGCAAACTGCCGCACCCCTTCCTCGACAGCTTCAAAGACGAAGCCATCATGAAGGCCAATTACGACGTCGTGCTGGCCGAAGCGATTGCCCGCAAGGGAAATATCATCCAGTTCTGGTCGAATGAGAACGAGGCCCAGGGCGCGTTCCGCACCAATGGCGCCAAGATCGGCCAGACCTGGGACAGCTCGGCGGCAACTCTTGCGAAGGAAGGCCTGCCGGTTGGCTTCATCGCCCCGAAAGAAGGTGCCCTTGCCTGGATGGAAGGGATCTCGATCCCGACCGGCGCGCAGAATGTCGATCAGGCCTATGCCTTCCTGAACTTCATGCTGACGCCCGAGGCCGGCGCGCTTTATGCCAATCACACCTCGATCAACTCGACCGCCGTCGGCGCCGAGGCCCATCTGTCGGAAGCCTCGCGCACCTTCTTCACCGGCGCCTATCCGGGCGATGCGCTGGAGAAGCTGTGGTGGTGGCCGGTGCAGGAAAACTGGTTTGTTGCCCTGCGCAACGAATACCAGGACAAGTTCCTTTCGGCCTGA
- a CDS encoding ABC transporter ATP-binding protein — protein MSHSVELIDVEQAFGDVKAVHHFSAHIAGGEFFSILGPSGCGKTTLLRLIAGFTEPTAGRVLIGDKDMAGIPADRRPTAMIFQSLALFPLMPVWENIAFGLEARGVPKAQRRKRAEELLELIALPGYGTRMVHELSGGQRQRVAIARALAVEPQVLLLDEPLSALDLKLRQHMRAELRALQKRTGVTFIYITHDQSEALAMSDRVAVMNAGVLQQIATPQELYANPATPFTARFVGETNGIVGTVRGLEGGLATLTTAEGRFTGRAGAGLEDGEKASIFIRPEAMAVSRIALPNSLSARAVSLEYEGASAMLRAVSEHGQELLATVPNRQLGEAPQAGEQVWLSFRPEEALILSEKAGAA, from the coding sequence ATGTCGCATTCGGTCGAACTGATCGACGTTGAACAGGCTTTTGGCGATGTGAAGGCGGTTCACCACTTCTCTGCCCATATTGCGGGGGGGGAATTCTTTTCGATCCTGGGCCCTTCGGGATGCGGCAAGACGACACTGTTGCGCCTGATCGCGGGCTTTACCGAGCCAACCGCGGGCCGCGTGCTGATCGGCGACAAGGATATGGCCGGCATTCCGGCGGACCGGCGCCCGACCGCGATGATTTTCCAGTCGCTCGCCCTGTTCCCATTGATGCCGGTCTGGGAAAACATCGCCTTCGGGCTCGAGGCGCGCGGCGTTCCGAAAGCGCAGCGCCGCAAGCGCGCCGAAGAACTGCTCGAACTGATCGCGCTCCCGGGTTATGGGACGCGCATGGTGCATGAGCTTTCCGGCGGTCAGCGCCAGCGGGTCGCCATCGCCCGCGCGCTGGCGGTAGAGCCGCAGGTCCTGCTGCTGGACGAGCCGCTTTCCGCGCTGGATCTGAAACTGCGCCAGCATATGCGGGCGGAACTGCGCGCCTTGCAGAAACGCACCGGCGTCACCTTCATCTACATCACCCATGACCAGTCCGAAGCGCTGGCCATGTCTGACCGTGTGGCGGTCATGAATGCGGGCGTGTTGCAACAGATTGCAACCCCGCAAGAGCTTTACGCCAATCCCGCGACCCCCTTCACCGCGCGGTTTGTGGGCGAAACCAATGGTATCGTCGGCACGGTACGCGGGCTTGAGGGCGGCCTTGCCACCCTTACCACCGCCGAGGGCCGTTTCACCGGCCGTGCCGGCGCGGGTCTGGAAGATGGCGAGAAGGCCAGCATCTTCATCCGCCCCGAAGCCATGGCAGTGAGCCGCATCGCGCTGCCGAACAGCCTGAGCGCGCGCGCCGTTTCGCTGGAATATGAAGGGGCAAGCGCCATGCTGCGCGCCGTCTCGGAACATGGCCAGGAATTGCTGGCCACCGTCCCGAACCGCCAGCTTGGCGAGGCACCGCAAGCGGGCGAACAGGTCTGGCTGAGCTTCCGGCCCGAAGAGGCGCTGATCCTTTCGGAAAAGGCGGGCGCCGCATGA
- a CDS encoding ABC transporter permease — translation MNEMIKRFGPGLGGFFIALVALWIIGMVLAPNLMMLNFSLKPMLFPNDIGGPKDVYTVDNYTALFGDKVHRAIFLKTVWGSGLVMIATLAITYPLAFWMAKVATIRGARAMLIALIIPFWINEVLRTLAWFIILSFNGPLNAFLLSIGLIDAPVRWQGDFGVLAGMVYAYILFMLFPIYNSISTLETAQLEAAKNLGASTWRIHWRIVIPHAKAGIATGCVFTFMLAAGSYVAPALLGSPGSRWFTEIIYNWFFEGGNWNRGAAYALVLLVLCMAVVMVTLKIFRVNLADVAK, via the coding sequence ATGAATGAGATGATCAAACGGTTCGGGCCGGGCCTGGGCGGGTTTTTCATCGCCCTGGTCGCGCTCTGGATCATCGGCATGGTGCTGGCGCCCAATCTGATGATGCTGAATTTCTCGCTGAAACCGATGCTGTTCCCCAATGACATCGGCGGGCCGAAGGATGTTTATACGGTCGACAATTACACCGCGCTGTTTGGCGACAAGGTCCATCGCGCGATCTTTCTGAAAACCGTCTGGGGCTCGGGCCTCGTCATGATTGCGACGCTGGCGATCACCTATCCGCTGGCCTTCTGGATGGCGAAGGTCGCCACCATCCGCGGCGCACGCGCCATGCTGATCGCGCTGATCATTCCCTTCTGGATCAATGAGGTGCTGCGGACGCTGGCCTGGTTCATCATTCTTTCCTTCAACGGGCCGCTGAACGCTTTCCTGCTGTCGATCGGGTTGATCGACGCGCCGGTGCGCTGGCAGGGCGACTTCGGCGTGCTGGCCGGAATGGTTTACGCCTATATCCTCTTCATGCTCTTCCCGATCTACAACTCGATCTCGACGCTGGAGACCGCACAGCTTGAGGCCGCCAAAAACCTCGGCGCCTCGACCTGGCGGATCCACTGGCGGATCGTGATCCCGCATGCCAAAGCCGGGATCGCGACCGGCTGCGTCTTTACCTTCATGCTGGCGGCCGGGTCCTATGTGGCACCCGCGCTGCTCGGATCGCCCGGCTCGCGCTGGTTCACCGAGATCATCTATAACTGGTTCTTTGAAGGCGGAAACTGGAACCGCGGCGCGGCCTATGCGCTGGTGCTGCTGGTCCTGTGTATGGCGGTGGTGATGGTCACGCTGAAGATCTTCCGCGTCAATCTGGCGGATGTTGCGAAATGA
- a CDS encoding ABC transporter permease, with translation MTMASSSPARPVTALDRLSRALPKLLFIAYLTLFLAYLFLPLIIMSAATFNTSKFPTVTPWLGTTLGWFQELWNDRAMWKALWLSLGIGLAVVAFALPVGTAAALFLTSLDARARGIFYAIMVSPLLTPGVAIGIATLILWRQAGIGGGTFLIVLAQATFITAYVMLMVVARLQRFDRTQEEAALGLGASKWMIFRRVLLPFLKPALIAAAFIAFLQSFENYNTTLFVRGTDTPLTVYIATKVRTGLTPAVNALALILIALTIVTALVMELNRRRKEGARKEV, from the coding sequence ATGACCATGGCAAGCTCCTCCCCCGCCCGCCCTGTCACGGCCCTTGACCGGCTGTCGCGCGCTTTGCCGAAACTGCTGTTCATTGCCTATCTGACGCTGTTTCTGGCCTATCTCTTCCTGCCGCTGATCATCATGTCGGCGGCAACCTTCAACACCTCGAAATTCCCGACGGTCACGCCCTGGCTTGGCACCACGCTGGGCTGGTTCCAGGAGCTGTGGAACGACAGGGCCATGTGGAAGGCGCTCTGGCTCTCCCTCGGGATCGGCCTTGCCGTGGTTGCTTTCGCTTTGCCGGTCGGCACAGCAGCCGCCTTGTTCCTCACGAGCCTCGACGCGCGCGCAAGGGGGATTTTCTACGCGATCATGGTATCGCCCCTGCTGACGCCCGGCGTCGCCATCGGGATCGCCACGCTGATCCTGTGGCGCCAGGCCGGGATTGGCGGCGGCACCTTCCTGATCGTGCTGGCCCAGGCGACATTCATCACCGCCTATGTCATGCTGATGGTGGTGGCGCGGCTGCAGCGGTTCGACCGCACCCAGGAAGAGGCCGCGCTTGGCCTCGGCGCGTCGAAATGGATGATCTTCCGCCGGGTTCTGCTGCCGTTCCTGAAGCCAGCACTGATTGCGGCAGCATTCATCGCCTTTCTGCAATCCTTCGAGAACTACAATACCACGCTGTTTGTCCGTGGCACCGACACGCCGCTGACCGTCTATATCGCGACCAAGGTCCGCACCGGGCTGACGCCAGCCGTCAACGCCCTTGCCCTGATCCTGATCGCGCTGACGATTGTCACAGCCTTGGTGATGGAGCTGAACCGCCGACGGAAAGAGGGTGCGCGCAAGGAGGTCTAG